In one Arachis duranensis cultivar V14167 chromosome 9, aradu.V14167.gnm2.J7QH, whole genome shotgun sequence genomic region, the following are encoded:
- the LOC107466992 gene encoding 40S ribosomal protein S15a-1: MVRVSVLNDALKSMYNAEKRGKRQVMIRPSSKVIIKFLLVMQKHGYIGEFEYVDDHRAGKIVVELNGRLNKCGVISPRFDVGVKEIESWTARLLPSRQFGYIVLTTSAGIMDHEEARRKNAGGKVLGFFY; the protein is encoded by the exons ATGGTGAGGGTTAGTGTTTTGAATGATGCTCTCAAGAGCATGTACAATGCTGAGAAACGTGGGAAGCGCCAAGTCATGATTAGGCCATCATCAAAAGTGATCATCAAATTCCTTTTGGTGATGCAGAAGCATG GCTACATTGGGGAGTTTGAGTATGTAGATGATCACAGAGCTGGCAAAATTGTGGTCGAGTTGAATGGTAGATTGAACAAGTGTGGGGTTATTAGTCCTCGCTTTGATGTCGGCGTGAAAGAGATAGAAAGTTGGACTGCAAGGTTGCTTCCCTCAAGACAG TTTGGGTATATTGTTTTGACTACCTCTGCTGGTATCATGGATCACGAAGAGGCTAGGAGAAAGAACGCTGGGGGTAAAGTGTTGGGTTTCTTCTACTAG
- the LOC107466991 gene encoding polyadenylation and cleavage factor homolog 4: protein MYSENLIVSAENPRPFAFQQHLSSSSSTTTSANAKPMSNEIAQKPLPSILVGRFKAMLKQRDDELRATAGHVPPPSTEEIVQLYEMLLSELTCNLKAIINDLTFIAEQQREHARGIADAICARILEVPAEQKLPSLYLLDSIVKNFGQEYVRYFALRLPEVFCEAYRQVQPHLHPAMRHLFGTWSKVFPPSVLRKIEAELQLSQVVNNSQSSNMNPLRASESPRPSHGIHVNPKYLRQLERSTVDSVGGEKFDIAGKASNTNFGIVANKTNQFVSSRLGISSSPSRAGLDRPLSVADEYAVDSSSGRMVERESPHNYGVPRVVGREEELGEWQRKQYPGDVRNRFQTPLTYSLSNGHPRQSPRALIDAYGSDKSQETSSTKPLILDRLDRNGIDNKVTSWQNTEEEEFDWEDMSPTLVDHSRNNGFLQSTAFSRDKPVAVAANAILSEQDTRKGWSGGSQLPPVDDSSVIAADAFPHSVYGRVSMGQVSGFQNQINQSLGSRPPHDAWKVSQSQTMLNIRGRGRTLLMPPIDNNPNNDVNPYGIRPAVSRMVSGIASNVEPRPPVLPGSFEIRPSVTVHGTRPPTLNPIFPPQKHVRSQFDAINTSNPIMNHGPNKSLFMPEQPGLDTVENRDASKGKIHQLPNQLAGLLPSNLQNLGQTPQHFFPSRDPSSSQFGHGNSLQGHGPSLSAAMSNPLPITQFPLPVQGIANNSLQLQGGVHPPLPPGRPPAPSQMIPHPNAGPYVSNQQPAVAYTNLISSLMSQGVISLANQPSGQDSVGTEFNPDILKIRHESAISALYGDLPRQCTTCGLRFKCQEEHSSHMDWHVTKNRMSKSRKQKPSRKWFVSDRMWLSGAEALGTESVPGFLPTETVEEKKDDEELAVPAEEDQNTCALCGEPFDEFYSDEMEEWMYRGAVYLNAPTGATVGMDRSQLGPIIHAKCRSDTNTSPSEDFALDEGGANEEGGQRKRMRS, encoded by the exons ATGTACTCTGAAAATCTGATAGTGTCCGCTGAAAACCCTAGACCCTTCGCGTTTCAGCAACATCTATCTTCTTCCTCGTCTACTACTACTTCGGCCAACGCGAAACCCATGAGCAATGAGATCGCACAGAAGCCTCTCCCTTCCATTCTCGTTGGCAGGTTCAAGGCTATGCTCAAGCAGCGCGACGACGAGCTCAGAGCCACCGCCGGTCACGTGCCTCCTCCGTCTACGGAAGAAATCGTTCAGCTGTACGAGATGCTGCTGTCGGAGCTCACGTGCAATCTGAAGGCCATTATCAACGATCTCACCTTCATCGCTGAGCAGCAGAGGGAGCATGCCAGGGGCATCGCCGACGCTATCTGCGCTCGGATTCTGGAG GTGCCTGCAGAGCAAAAGCTTCCTTCACTCTATCTTTTGGACAGTATAGTGAAGAACTTTGGACAGGAATATGTTAGATACTTTGCATTACGCCTGCCCGAA GTTTTCTGTGAGGCATACAGGCAGGTTCAACCTCATTTGCACCCTGCTATGCGCCATCTCTTTGGCACCTGGTCAAAAGTCTTTCCACCATCTGTCCTACGCAAGATTGAAGCTGAGTTGCAACTTTCTCAAGTAGTTAATAATAGTCAATCGTCCAACATGAATCCCCTCAGAGCATCTGAATCTCCTAGACCAAGTCATGGCATACATGTAAATCCAAAGTACCTGCGGCAGTTGGAGCGCTCAACTGTGGATAGT GTTGGTGGTGAAAAGTTTGACATAGCAGGAAAGGCTAGCAATACAAATTTTGGCATTGTAGCTAATAAGACGAATCAATTTGTATCTAGCAGACTTGGAATAtcctcttctccttcaagagctGGTCTAGATAGGCCTTTGTCAGTAGCAGATGAGTATGCAGTTGACAGTTCTTCTGGAAGGATGGTTGAGAGAGAGTCTCCTCATAATTATGGAGTACCAAGAGTAGTAGGTAGAGAGGAAGAATTGGGTGAATGGCAGCGAAAGCAGTACCCTGGTGACGTTCGAAATCGATTTCAAACTCCTTTGACATACAGCCTTAGTAATGGGCATCCGCGTCAAAGTCCAAGAGCTTTAATTGATGCGTATGGCAGTGACAAAAGCCAAGAAACTTCAAGCACCAAGCCTCTTATACTTGATCGGCTAGATAGAAATGGTATCGACAACAAAGTGACATCATGGCAGAATACTGAAGAGGAGGAGTTTGATTGGGAAGATATGAGTCCAACATTAGTAGACCATAGTAGGAATAATGGCTTCTTGCAATCAACTGCTTTTTCCAGGGATAAGCCTGTTGCAGTAGCAGCTAATGCAATTTTGTCAGAGCAAGATACAAGGAAGGGTTGGTCTGGTGGGTCTCAGCTTCCTCCAGTAGATGATTCTTCTGTCATAGCAGCAGATGCATTTCCCCATTCAGTT TATGGTCGTGTATCCATGGGGCAGGTATCTGGtttccaaaatcaaataaaccaGAGTCTGGGTTCCCGTCCACCTCATGATGCTTGGAAGGTCTCTCAATCACAAACCATGCTTAATATTAGGGGCCGAGGAAGAACTCTTTTGATGCCTCCTATTGATAACAATCCCAATAATGATGTAAACCCCTATGGGATTCGACCTGCAGTGTCAAGGATGGTTTCTGGTATTGCCTCTAACGTAGAGCCTCGTCCACCAGTTTTGCCTGGATCTTTTGAAATAAGACCTTCTGTAACTGTTCATGGCACTCGTCCTCCCACCTTAAATCCAATATTTCCACCGCAAAAACATGTTAGAAGTCAATTTGATGCAATAAATACCAGTAATCCCATTATGAATCATGGCCCAAATAAATCTCTGTTCATGCCTGAACAGCCAGGGCTGGACACTGTTGAAAACAGGGATGCCAGTAAAGGAAAGATACATCAGTTGCCTAATCAGCTGGCTGGATTGCTTCCATCCAACCTGCAAAACCTTGGACAAACACCACAACATTTTTTCCCATCTCGGGATCCATCATCCTCACAATTTGGTCATGGGAACTCTCTGCAAGGACATGGTCCTTCTTTAAGTGCAGCTATGTCAAATCCATTACCTATTACACAGTTTCCTTTACCAGTCCAAGGTATTGCAAATAATTCCTTACAATTACAGGGGGGAGTCCATCCACCTTTACCTCCAGGTCGCCCTCCTGCTCCTTCTCAAATGATACCACATCCAAACGCTGGTCCATATGTATCAAACCAACAGCCGGCTGTTGCatatactaatttaattagttcgCTTATGTCCCAAGGCGTAATCTCATTGGCTAATCAACCCTCTGGACAG GATTCTGTTGGGACTGAGTTTAATCCAGATATTCTAAAGATTCGTCACGAGTCTGCAATCAGTGCCTTGTATGGAGATCTCCCTAGACAATGCACGACTTGTGGACTAAGATTCAAATGCCAAGAGGAGCACAGTAGTCATATGGATTGGCATGTAACAAAGAACAGGATGTCCAAAAGTCGCAAACAGAAGCCTTCTCGTAAGTGGTTTGTGAGTGACAGGATGTGGCTTAGTGGTGCGGAGGCACTGGGAACAGAATCGGTTCCGGGTTTTCTGCCAACTGAGAccgtagaagaaaaaaaagatgatgaagagTTGGCAGTGCCAGCTGAAGAGGACCAGAATACATGTGCATTATGTGGTGAGCCTTTCGATGAGTTTTACAGTGACGAAATGGAGGAATGGATGTATAGAGGAGCTGTATACCTCAATGCACCCACCGGAGCAACAGTGGGCATGGACAGGTCGCAGTTAGGTCCCATTATTCATGCCAAATGCAGATCAGACACTAATACGTCCCCCTCTGAAGATTTCGCGTTGGATGAAGGG GGTGCCAATGAAGAGGGCGGCCAAAGAAAACGAATGCGGAGTTGA
- the LOC107467060 gene encoding homeobox-leucine zipper protein HDG2, producing the protein MSNHSMMNNNSSGSDYFLRKILEIQDFEVDTDSHANMQQPPPGYGSDHPKKKRYQRHTPYQIQEMETFFKACPHPDEQQRIELGNVLGLDHLQIKFWFQNKRTQLKNQYERNENFALKNENEELRAENENYKEILNSIRCHGCGGPPPPPLTYDQMRQENNKLREQIEWMSTMMSNCVLQEPDNTSNPNITRPQNVPNIESSQQNNTNNMMPQTQSVPNQELGNMASPPQSNNIDILSPSMFNQGIIDSMRLTQQNNGIDMPQNVINHGIVKDMPSSQAHNNVINVTPPMSMLNQGIGDNIAVIPPSVLDQGNCSVPSSSQHNNEIYINLPLSSLNQDVGSYGAKSKDKAGETSSGSDPLIRSLPVSNKAMIEELAAASLEELKALVQAGEPMWVSGAHNSETINEQEYYRTFPGGIGPRLLGYKSESSRESRVINMNHVNLVEILNDVDLWSRVFCSIVSKAAGFQVLSTGQAGSYDGNLQVVSSEFQMPTPLVPAREYYFLRYCKKLQDGRWVVVDASLETSQPNATIPPTRRRPSGCLIQASPDGYSTKVTWVEHVEVDDRALMVNSMYKPLVESGLAFGARRWVAQLDRRCERIASAVQTTTILQPQEDQLSVTSVEGKKGLVKLAERMVMDFLSGVGASTVENWAIVTPSTNHSNIRIITRKVEDDPGRPSGIVIGAATCFHLAVPPNSFFDRVRTANARAEWDVLCTGGVAEEFAHIKNGRDPGNCITLFRIKSPDAKNNGMIIVQESSSDSTGSFVIYAPVDMNSINAVIGGRDPDELPILPSGMAILPDGGGGCLVTLAFQILIESDPTKKISICSVSTINQLVKVTVNNIKALFKTEEEPNERI; encoded by the exons ATGTCAAACCATTCCATGATGAACAACAATTCCTCAGGTAGTGATTATTTTCTAAGGAAAATTCTAGAGATACAAGATTTTGAGGTTGACACTGACAGCCACGCCAACATGCAACAACCTCCTCCTGGCTATGGCAGCGATCACCCCAAGAAGAAGCGCTACCAGCGCCACACGCCGTATCAGATACAAGAGATGGAAAC GTTCTTCAAGGCGTGCCCTCACCCAGATGAGCAGCAAAGGATAGAGCTGGGTAATGTTTTGGGATTAGACCATTTgcaaatcaagttttggttCCAGAACAAGCGAACCCAACTCAAG AATCAATATGAACGCAACGAGAACTTTGCACTGAAGAATGAGAATGAGGAGCTTCGAGCTGAGAACGAGAACTACAAGGAGATCCTAAATAGTATAAGATGTCATGGCTGCGGAGGCCCACCTCCTCCTCCATTGACCTATGACCAGATGAGGCAGGAGAATAACAAGCTAAGAGAACAG ATTGAGTGGATGTCAACAATGATGTCTAACTGTGTTCTACAAGAGCCAGATAATACTTCCAACCCCAACATCACCAGGCCTCAGAATGTGCCTAATATAGAATCATCTCAGCAAAACAACACCAACAACATGATGCCTCAGACTCAGAGTGTGCCTAATCAAGAACTTGGTAACATGGCATCACCACCTCAGAGCAATAACATTGACATACTGTCTCCAAGTATGTTTAATCAAGGAATTATTGACAGCATGCGATTGACTCAGCAGAACAATGGCATTGACATGCCTCAGAATGTGATTAATCATGGAATTGTCAAAGACATGCCATCATCTCAGGCTCACAACAATGTTATTAACGTGACTCCGCCTATGAGTATGTTAAATCAGGGAATTGGTGATAACATTGCCGTTATTCCTCCTAGTGTGCTTGATCAAGGAAATTGTAGCGTGCCATCATCATCTCAACACAACAACGAAATTTACATTAACCTGCCTTTGAGTTCGCTTAATCAAGATGTTGGTAGCTATGGAGCAAAGTCAAAAGACAAAGCAGGGGAAACGAGTAGTGGTAGTGACCCTCTAATTAGGTCACTCCCAGTTTCTAACAAAGCCATGATCGAGGAGCTTGCGGCTGCGTCACTGGAGGAACTCAAAGCCTTGGTTCAAGCAGGGGAGCCCATGTGGGTCAGTGGGGCCCACAACTCTGAAACTATCAACGAACAAGAATACTATAGGACTTTCCCTGGTGGAATTGGTCCAAGACTCTTGGGGTATAAATCTGAATCTTCAAGGGAATCCAGGGTCATCAACATGAATCACGTTAACCTCGTTGAGATCCTTAATGATGTG gATCTATGGTCACGTGTGTTTTGCAGCATTGTTTCAAAAGCAGCAGGATTTCAAGTCCTATCAACTGGACAGGCAGGAAGTTATGATGGAAACTTGCAAGTG GTGTCATCAGAGTTCCAAATGCCAACACCACTTGTTCCTGCTCGCGAGTACTATTTCCTAAGGTACTGCAAGAAGCTCCAAGATGGGAGATGGGTGGTGGTCGATGCTTCTCTGGAAACTTCACAACCAAATGCAACAATCCCTCCGACTCGAAGAAGGCCCTCTGGTTGCCTGATTCAGGCATCCCCAGATGGTTACTCAACAAAG GTTACCTGGGTTGAACATGTAGAAGTGGATGACAGAGCACTAATGGTGAATAGTATGTATAAGCCTCTAGTTGAATCTGGCTTAGCCTTTGGAGCTAGACGCTGGGTCGCACAATTAGATAGAAGATGCGAACGTATTGCTAGTGCAGTACAAACCACCACCATACTGCAACCACAAGAAGACCAACTTAGTG TGACGAGTGTTGAGGGCAAAAAGGGGTTGGTGAAGCTGGCAGAGAGAATGGTTATGGACTTTTTAAGTGGTGTTGGTGCTTCAACAGTAGAAAATTGGGCAATCGTAACTCCATCAACAAATCACAGCAATATAAGAATCATAACCAGAAAGGTTGAGGACGATCCAGGTAGACCTTCCGGTATAGTTATCGGTGCCGCAACTTGTTTCCACCTCGCAGTTCCTCCAAACAGCTTCTTTGATAGGGTTCGAACTGCAAACGCAAGAGCAGAG TGGGATGTTCTCTGTACCGGAGGTGTTGCTGAGGAATTTGCACACATAAAAAATGGTCGCGACCCTGGGAACTGTATCACATTATTCCGTATTAAG AGTCCAGATGCGAAGAACAACGGGATGATAATAGTTCAAGAGAGTAGCAGCGATTCAACAGGGTCATTTGTGATATACGCACCGGTTGATATGAATTCGATCAATGCAGTGATTGGAGGGAGAGATCCCGATGAACTTCCGATTTTGCCCTCGGGAATGGCGATTCTTCCAGATGGAGGTGGAGGTTGTTTGGTGACGTTGGCATTCCAGATATTGATCGAGTCAGATCCAACAAAGAAGATATCGATCTGTTCAGTGAGCACTATTAACCAGTTGGTTAAGGTTACGGTTAACAACATCAAAGCTCTATTCAAGACTGAGGAGGAACCTAACGAGAGAATCTAA